A single window of Chryseobacterium shigense DNA harbors:
- a CDS encoding lysylphosphatidylglycerol synthase transmembrane domain-containing protein — MEKKTKSPLKSILTIVISLAFAGFFLWLALKGLDFKVIRASLAKANYAWVLFASVFGILAYWFRAVRWNLMLEPMGHRISNSNSLWSISFGYLMNLTIPRSGEVARATALYGVEKVPVDQSFGTIILERVVDLICMLGFLGLTLLFKYEAILSFYENSGFNINPNKILLILLIPVVGTVLFFVFKKKLADVPFLGKIVSFIDGIFQGLTTIFKLKEKGKFILYTVGIWVCYYFAAYLVCFALPETSNFTIADGFFIIVVGTLGMIIPASGGIGAFNLAMKYGFMALFISMGKSADLGGEMGLTYSFISLPLQITIMLVMGLISIPMLAKAREKAVSDKEFEN, encoded by the coding sequence ATGGAGAAAAAAACAAAGAGTCCTTTAAAATCAATACTTACAATAGTAATATCGCTTGCTTTTGCAGGCTTTTTTTTATGGCTTGCCTTAAAAGGACTTGATTTTAAAGTGATCAGGGCATCTCTGGCAAAAGCAAATTATGCATGGGTATTATTTGCTTCTGTTTTTGGGATTCTCGCTTACTGGTTCAGGGCTGTACGCTGGAATCTGATGCTCGAACCCATGGGACACAGGATTTCTAATTCAAACTCGCTTTGGTCCATATCTTTCGGGTACCTGATGAATCTTACCATTCCTAGAAGTGGTGAAGTGGCAAGGGCTACCGCTTTATATGGAGTGGAAAAAGTACCGGTGGATCAGTCTTTCGGAACCATTATTCTTGAAAGAGTGGTGGATCTTATCTGTATGCTGGGCTTTTTAGGGCTTACACTTTTATTCAAATACGAAGCTATCCTGTCCTTTTATGAAAATTCAGGATTTAATATTAACCCCAATAAAATACTGTTAATTCTTCTGATACCCGTGGTAGGAACTGTTCTGTTCTTTGTTTTCAAAAAGAAACTGGCAGATGTTCCGTTCCTGGGAAAGATTGTAAGCTTTATTGATGGGATCTTCCAGGGATTAACAACTATCTTTAAATTAAAAGAAAAAGGGAAGTTCATCCTTTATACTGTAGGAATATGGGTTTGTTACTATTTTGCAGCTTATCTCGTATGTTTTGCTCTTCCTGAAACCTCTAATTTTACTATTGCTGACGGCTTTTTCATCATTGTTGTCGGCACTTTGGGGATGATTATTCCTGCCAGTGGTGGGATTGGAGCATTTAACCTGGCAATGAAATACGGTTTTATGGCTTTGTTTATCTCAATGGGGAAAAGCGCTGATTTAGGTGGTGAAATGGGGCTTACCTATTCATTTATTTCACTTCCGTTACAAATCACTATTATGCTGGTGATGGGACTTATTTCTATCCCGATGCTTGCAAAGGCAAGAGAAAAAGCAGTTTCTGATAAGGAGTTTGAAAA
- the panD gene encoding aspartate 1-decarboxylase: MLIEVFKSKIHRVRVTASDLNYIGSITIDEDLIEAAGLVVGERVYIVNVNNGERFDTYVIKGKRKSGEVCLNGPAARKVQKDDIIIIIAYAQMTPEEAKVFQPKIVFPDEKTNLLT; the protein is encoded by the coding sequence ATGTTAATAGAAGTTTTCAAGTCTAAGATCCACAGGGTACGGGTTACAGCCTCGGACCTTAATTATATTGGGAGTATAACGATTGATGAAGATCTTATAGAAGCTGCCGGTCTGGTAGTGGGAGAAAGGGTCTATATCGTCAACGTAAATAATGGAGAGCGTTTTGATACCTACGTTATCAAAGGAAAAAGAAAATCCGGGGAGGTATGCCTGAACGGGCCTGCTGCAAGGAAGGTACAGAAAGATGATATCATCATTATCATTGCCTATGCACAGATGACACCTGAAGAAGCAAAAGTATTCCAGCCGAAAATCGTTTTTCCTGATGAAAAGACCAATCTTCTAACCTGA